One Argentina anserina chromosome 6, drPotAnse1.1, whole genome shotgun sequence genomic window, AGTACACTACTGCAATGAAGAATGCTGGTGATGCTCAGGCAAGGAATAACTTGGAAAGTgtcattgaatgccttgacaaGGAGAGATGTGAGACATTTCAAGATTGCATTACCTGGGCCCGTCTAAAGTAATGTTTATActattttattcaatttattttaattcacTAACTATCATTTTAAATGTAATGCGTTGTTCTTGATGGAACCAGGTTTGAGGACTACTTTTCCAACCGTGTGAAGCAATTAACGTATACTTTTCCTGAGGACGCTACAACCAGTAGTGGGACCCCATTCTGGTCTGCTCCCAAGCGTTTCCCTCGCCCACTGGTGTTCTCAGTTGATGATCTCAGCCACCTTCAGTTTATACTGGCATCATCCATACTACGAGCTGAGACATTCAACATTGAAATTCCTGACTGGGTCAAGTCTACTCAAAAGTTTGCTGAGGCTGTTAACAATGTCATGGTTCCTGAATTTGAGCCTAAAAAGGACGTGAAGATTGTAACAGATGAGAAAGCTACAAACATTCTACCAGCATCCATTGATGATGCTGCTGTCATCAACGAGTTAGTTTTGAAGTTAGAAAAATGCAAGGAGCAGCTCCCACCTGCCTTCAAGATGAATCCTATACAATTTGAGAAGGTTTGCctttcattattttcttctcttgtaGAAATTTATGTCTAGTTGGCCATCACATTCACTAAATCATCTCAGGCTTGTGGCATTTAAGAGTCTGCATCCTTTATACAAGAGCGGTTGTGTGACATTGAGCTTATAGTTTGAATGTGTTGAAAGTTGATATAGGTAGTTGAGTGTGTATGAACCATCTTCCAGAACGTGAATTGGGTGTGCTGTTATGTTTTATGATATTTAACATATTAATTATAATTCTCACTCACCGGATTAAAGAGATACACCTTTTAAAAATTATTGGGTTTTCAAATATACATTCAACATCTTCCAACACTTTATGGATcatgctttttttttgtttgaagttCACAGAAATATATTCTTCAGAACTAGTTTTGTTAGCCAGAATGATGAAACAGACTTCGTAGCTATTTTCCATAATTATATATCCTGCTGAATATAACTGTGTAAAGATTTGAATATTTTAACCTGCATCACAACTCATTATCCAGCCGAACTTTTGACATGTTGTATATCTTCCTTGCATAGACTAGTTCATAATGACAGGGCAAGTATTTGCTGTCATAAGACATCTTACAGATTACTGATGTTAGGGCACTTTTCACTTGTCATACAGGATGATGACACAAACTATCATATGGATGTAATAGCTGGATTTGCAAATATGAGGGCAAGGAACTATGGTATCCCTGAAGTCGACAAGCTGAAGGCCAAATTCATTGCTGGTAGAATCATTCCTGCAATTGCAACATCTACTGCTCTTGCAACTGGTCTAGTCTGCTTGGAGCTGTATAAGGTTCTAGCTGGAGGGCACAAGATAGAGGACTACCGAAACACCTTTGCCAATCTTGCTCTTCCTTTGTTTTCCATGGCTGAACCGGTACCTCCTAAAGTCATCAAGCACCAAGATATGAGCTGGACAGTTTGGGACAGGTGGATTATAAAGGACAACCCAACTTTGAAGCAGCTTCTTAATTGGCTCAAAGGAAAGGGCTTAAATGCCTACAGCATCTCATATGGCAGCTGTCTTCTTTTTAACAGCATGTTCCCCAAGCACAGAGAACGCATGGACAAACATATGGTGGATTTGGCTAGGGATGTGGCAAAGGCAGAGCTGCCCCCATATCGGAACCACTTTGATGTGGTGGTGGCCTGCGAAGACGATGATGATAATGATATTGACATCCCTCAGATCTCCATTTACTTCAAGTAGACATTTTGGCTTATCAGAGCTTAGTGAAGAAAGACGTGTAGGATGAGCAAAATGTTTTCTTAAAAGAACCCAATTAGCGAATTTGAGTTTCCCTTGATATAAGCAGAGAACTGATGACATATTTCGCTGTGTTCAGAGATGTTTAGAGATTTAGCAGTTTTCCAATATTGTTGCGTGTGGTTAAATCGATGCTGAATCTCTGTTGAAGCTGTTCAGGTTTATATGCTCACACCCTTAAGGTATGCTGATTTATTTCCTGCCGATAGTACTATAACACTGCCTGCAGTCTCGACGTTTTACGCTAACAGTTTGATTCTCCTAACATCCCTCAACAAACAAATTCGGAATTTAGGGTGTCGTCGTTAGATGTGGTAATTGTTGCTGGGTCTCACAAGTTTTCAGCTGCAAGATCTTTCCACGCATAATAGTTTTATGAGTAAAGTATCTGTTCTTTCTCGAAAATAATATGTAAAGCAACATCTTTGTCCAGCATGTTGAACACATGCAGTTGCTGAAAGAAATTGCAAAAATGAGAAACGGGAAGGATCGTGGTCTAATTTTAGCTAGCTTTGGTGTTCCCATGTTGAAACTCTAACCAAAGGATGCCCCCTCCATTCCAAGGCCATTTCATTTCCATTCTGTCCTGCAATCCTTATTCCGTAGGCGCTGTCGTCTCCAACAATTTCCTTCGCTTCcaacaagttctttttgctgaGTCTACGACCCTCCAGCCCAGACCATGGTTGACTTTGGCGAGCGTCCTTCATTTCGCTCCAGTTCTGGAGCCAAGCCTGCGACGAGACAAATGGTGCTAGGAAGATGCATTCCATCACCATTCTTGCCTCTGCTAGATGACTTGGGAAATTTGACTCCATCGACTTCGATAAGGCCTGGTAATGTACCAGATTCCTATCAAAGAACGAGCTGAAATCCAACTGATTACCAAGTCCATCACAAGCCTCCCCATCACCAAAGGTTACAATTCCTTTTCTTCCAGTTTTGTAGTTCCCAGATGTGGCTAACATATCCTTAGCCAGTCTCAGAAATTCCATGGCACGACTTCtacttctcctcctcctcacgtGTGGAAGCGAAACCATACAGTTAAAGGCTAAGAATTCTCCTACAGCCCTCTTTTTTGTCTTCTTTATCTCTGCCACCAGATCCTTTAGTGTAACTTCCTCCACCTTCAAGCTTAGGCCAAAAGATCTTGCATGTTTTTGGAGTTGCTTCTTCCTTTCGTCAAATGTCCCCTGTAGAGCACACTcaatttcttcatcatcccATTTGATTGCTGTCACTTTCAGTGTTTTGAGTCTTTGTGCTAGAGCTTCAATTATCTGTGACAACTGCAACCCTTCTCCCATATCGAAATCTACTATGTGAACAATCTCTGTATCCTCAGGAATAGCCTCTAGGATTGCTGAATTTGCTGCATAGTGAGCAAACTTCCCATAGGGAAAGTTCTGGTAGAACAACTTAAATGCAGCCCCAAAATTCTTGTATGATTGTTGTTTCAGATAATCAACATCGCCTTGTTGATCATCAACAACTTCTCGACACAAATGAAATGCTAGACGATCCAAAGTATGACCAATGGGGCTGACTTTATCTTTGATGCATCTGAAAATTACCTCCTCTAGCTCCTTCTGTCCATTCTCCATGGATTCTGCATAAGCCTTGAGAAGATGACGAATACTAGATTCGTTATCTATTTCCACCACTTCAGTAGGAATGACCAGTGATGTTGATGCTGAGTCCATTGATGATACTTCAGAAGTCACCAATGAATTTGACATACAATCTCCTTCAGTAAATTGTGAGGTAACTTCTGAAGGAAACCACCCTTCACTTCCTCCCAagaaatcaccaaacaaacaGTCCATCATCAAATCAGGGTCAACTTCTTCCGAAGTCATTGGAAATTCCACCACCTGTGATGAGACCCGAATCAGATCATCACCCTGAAACACGGTGGCGAAAGGGTATGAACAAGTTTCGGATAAGTCAGAAAATACATCTGACTTGAGgaccaaagaagaaaaatctgAGCTACCAATTGGAGTATCATCTATGTTCATGAGATCAGATTGATCAAAAGGTGAGTTCATCAGATTGTGGAATGGCCAAGAAGACTCAAGAAGTGGAGAATAGTccatctccttttttttttatgaatggtaaaaactgaaatatatgaagatgaagactctGGTGGGTTTGATCATGTAAAACAGTCTGATTAGGTGTGTATAGGCTGATCAACAACAATATAGAGACAAGCTATGACATTTAAAATACTCAGAATAAGAAGATCATAATTAATTGGGAGAATTTCCAATCACTATCTCATTATCTTCAAAAACAAAGTAAGCAAATACAAATCTCCATCACCTACTTTTCTACAAACTTCATTGCAATCCAAAAAGGTTCCCTGCTCAAGTTTCTTCCTTTCCTTGGAAGTTTCTTGGAAGGTGTCTTACATGTTGCATGTATCCTTTGTTTTTTAATCGAGAATTTAGCTAGAAAGATTACTATTCATGTCTACCAGAACTCAGAAGTTTGCTGATACTGTTAACAATGTGACAGCACCTGAATTTCAGGCCACGAAAGATGTGAAGACTGCGACAGATAAGAAAGCTACAAACCTCCTACTGTCGCAGATTATTTATGTTGTGGTTACCAGttcaacttggttttgaaaatGCAAGGTGGAGCTGCCACCTGCCTTCAGATTGAATCCTATTCTGTCCAAGGAGATTTGTATTTTTGCCATTTTCTTCACATTTTTACAAGTTGGAAATCACATTTATGATACTACTCAAGCTTGCACCCCTGTAATCCTTATACAGTAGTCCTATGATCGAGCAATAGAAAGTACGTACATAGGAAATAATTTGCTTTCATCTCTACTGTTTTCAGTAGTAACTGAAAACTTGCAACAGAAGCCTTATCATTGGCATTTGGCAATGACAGTCATGAATCCCATAAATGATGTTAGAGAGTTTTTCATATGTACTGAATTTTCAGGAGGCTAACACAAACTATAACATGAACGAATAGCTGGATCTGCAAATGGCTGGATTTCAGACTGCAACATATACTTCTGTGGCAACTGGTCTTATCTGCTTGCAGCTCTATATGGTGTCTTAATGAGGGCAGAAGACATCCCTCAGATATCAATTTATCTCATAAAAGGTATCTTAGTGGATTAGAACTACAGAAGCAAATTAGTATGCATTGTATTGAGGTAaaactctgttttttttttttggaaataaataaatgatttaaaagCCTTGTTTCTTATTGTAAGTTAGGATGGTGTAAGCAGGAAGATGAGTATTTCTTTCTGAGTTCAGGTATACCTAGTATTAATCAATATTGTATGTAGTAACTAAGCCGGTGAACTGTTTTACAGTATTAGGTCAAAGCTTTAAAATCTTTCTGTTGACTTTTACTATTTTAGTGACAAGTCAGTTTCCTAGTATGAGTAGTATCACTGAAGGACATATCAGTATAGTTTTTACCAGGATACTAGAAAAGGCCTTATAGCAAACAATCTGTCAACTTAGTTTATGTTCTTTTCTACAACATAGAAGACAATCAAATATGTGCAGAAACTATTGAGGTATGTCCAGCATGCTAAATACATGCAGTTGCTGAAataattttgaagaaaaaatgttCTACTTTTAGTTAGCTAGCTTTGGCTTTCCCAAGTTGACACTCTAATCAGAGGTGTTCCTCTATATTCCAATACCATCTCATTCCTGTTCTGCCCTTGAATTCTGATCCCATAGGATCCTTCATCTCCCACGATTTCCTTGGCTTCCATCAAATTCTCATTGCTCAATCTCCGACCATCAAGCCCAAACCATGGTTGAACATTACAGTCCTTTACTTCTGTCCACTTTTGTAACCAAGCATGGGAAGACACAAAAGGTGCTACGAATATGCATTCCATTACCATTCTCGCTTCTGCCAGATGACTTGGGAAATTCGACTCCATTGACTCCAACAAGGCTTGGTAATGCACTAGATTTTCATTAAAGAATGAGCTGAAACTTGAGTGGTTTCCAAGTTTCTCACTAGCATCACCGTCACCGAAAGTTATAATACCATTTTTAGAAGTCCTGAAGTTCCCGGAGTTGGCTAATAACTCCTTAGCCAGTCTCAAATACTCCATGACATGCGTTctgcttcttctcctcctcataTGGGAAAGAGAAACCATGCAGTTGAAAGCTAAGAATTCTTTCGCTCCACCCCTCTTCTTTGCCTTCTTCATCTCAGTCACCAAGTTCTCCATTGCTACTTCTTCCATCTTTAAGTTCAAGCCAAAGGATCTAGCATGCTTCTGGAGTTGCTTCTTTGTCTCCTCAAATCTCCAATGTGGAGGAGCACAATcaccctcttcctcttcccatTTAATTGCTGTCACTTTTAGTGTTTTGAATCTTTGTGCTAAGGCCTCAATAATTTGGGACAACTGGATCCCTTCTCCCATGTCGAAATCTACTATATGAACTGTCTCAGCTTCTACTGGAATCGCCTCGAGGATCGCTGAGTTTGCTACATAGTGAGCAAACCTAGCATAAGGGAAGTTTTGTATGAACACCTTAAATGCAGCCTCAAAATTCTTCAAGGATTCTTGTTTGAGATAATCCCCGCCTTGTTGATGCTCATCAGCAACTTCTTGACTCAAGTTGAATGCAAGGCGCTCGAAAGACTCCCCAATTGGACTGACTTTCTCACTGATGCATCTGAGAATAACCTCCTCTAGCTCTTTCTGGCCATATTCCATGGCTTCAGCATAAGCTTGAAATAAATGACGAATGCTCAATTCGTTCTCGATTCCCTCCTCTTCTCTAGGCAAAGTTAGTGGTGACTGGATTGATGTTGAGTCCATTAAAGACTCTTCAGAAGTCACTACTGAATTAGGACTCCATACATCATTTCCTTGGGTAGAAAAATGGTGTGAAGAAGCTTGCTGTGATGGAAAGCTCCCTTCACTTCCTTCCAATGAA contains:
- the LOC126799890 gene encoding protein NODULATION SIGNALING PATHWAY 2-like; its protein translation is MEYSSFLDEPSWSFQNLIDSSFDQSEFIHMDVTPIDSSDLSSLFINSPNEFSTEVDSYPFAHLFNTDDLIQVTSQVEEVSMDLGGFETDLMVEGFFGNSLEGSEGSFPSQQASSHHFSTQGNDVWSPNSVVTSEESLMDSTSIQSPLTLPREEEGIENELSIRHLFQAYAEAMEYGQKELEEVILRCISEKVSPIGESFERLAFNLSQEVADEHQQGGDYLKQESLKNFEAAFKVFIQNFPYARFAHYVANSAILEAIPVEAETVHIVDFDMGEGIQLSQIIEALAQRFKTLKVTAIKWEEEEGDCAPPHWRFEETKKQLQKHARSFGLNLKMEEVAMENLVTEMKKAKKRGGAKEFLAFNCMVSLSHMRRRRSRTHVMEYLRLAKELLANSGNFRTSKNGIITFGDGDASEKLGNHSSFSSFFNENLVHYQALLESMESNFPSHLAEARMVMECIFVAPFVSSHAWLQKWTEVKDCNVQPWFGLDGRRLSNENLMEAKEIVGDEGSYGIRIQGQNRNEMVLEYRGTPLIRVSTWESQS
- the LOC126798415 gene encoding protein NODULATION SIGNALING PATHWAY 2-like, with translation MNSPFDQSDLMNIDDTPIGSSDFSSLVLKSDVFSDLSETCSYPFATVFQGDDLIRVSSQVVEFPMTSEEVDPDLMMDCLFGDFLGGSEGWFPSEVTSQFTEGDCMSNSLVTSEVSSMDSASTSLVIPTEVVEIDNESSIRHLLKAYAESMENGQKELEEVIFRCIKDKVSPIGHTLDRLAFHLCREVVDDQQGDVDYLKQQSYKNFGAAFKLFYQNFPYGKFAHYAANSAILEAIPEDTEIVHIVDFDMGEGLQLSQIIEALAQRLKTLKVTAIKWDDEEIECALQGTFDERKKQLQKHARSFGLSLKVEEVTLKDLVAEIKKTKKRAVGEFLAFNCMVSLPHVRRRRSRSRAMEFLRLAKDMLATSGNYKTGRKGIVTFGDGEACDGLGNQLDFSSFFDRNLVHYQALSKSMESNFPSHLAEARMVMECIFLAPFVSSQAWLQNWSEMKDARQSQPWSGLEGRRLSKKNLLEAKEIVGDDSAYGIRIAGQNGNEMALEWRGHPLVRVSTWEHQS